The window GAAGAGTGTGAAGTCAACCGTTCGCGGGGAACCGGCGACGGTGATGGATTTTGACTTGTTTTGGTAGCCGTCGGCGGTTGCGCGGACGGTATAATCGCCGTCGCTGACGCCGGAGAAGCTATAACTACCGTCGCTGGCCGTCGTCGTGGACTGGACGACACTTCCGGACTGTCGGAGCTCGATGGTAGCATCATCAACCCCCGAACCATCGGAGCTGACGGACCCCGAGACAGAGGACCCGGATTTAGATCCAACACTGTCTATCAAAACATCCGAGCCGGCATCCGACGCTAGATTTACCGCGCCTAATTGACTGACGTTCTCCTCGTCAAAACCCAGCTCTTTGCTCGTCTTTGAGTAGGTTTCATTTTCAACAGTTACAGTATAAGTTTCAGAATTGAAATCGGGAGTTATTACGAAAGTATACCAGCTACCTTCAGAAATATTTATATTAGTGTATGCAAATCCACTTTTTTGATTCGCGGCTATTCTCACTTTTCCATTGTCTGCCATTGCCCAAATATTTGGCCCTAAGTCACGGTAGTGCGTACTGCCATTTTTATAAAATTGGATTCTTAATTCGTTTTCATTGTCGGCGGTGTCGAATGAGTTGAACTTTGCCGCAACAGAATATGAATCAGCAGTCTCTTCAGTAGTATTTGCAGAAATATAAACAAGGCCGCCGCTGCTTGGCGGACTAGTCAATGCGTAAGTCCCCTGATAGCTATCAGAGGATGTAACGCTATAGTAGCCAGTATCGCGCGACCACCTCGTTGTGTTAAATGTGCCACTCTCAAATCCATCCAGACTCGCTGAGAGGTCCGCGCCCGCAGCAGCCATGCCGGATGCTGAGATTGGGCCGAGCGGGAGGGCGAAGGCGCCCACGAACATCGACGTGACGACCAGCACGGCGACCGCCACGCTCCGCGCCTCCACAGTAGACAGCCGACTGGTAACGCGTCCGCCTGCCGACACGAGCGCATCGCCGCGAGCCCGCGCCGGCCCGACCCAGCGTGCTCGTGTGGAGAACAGCACGCCCGTGGCCAGCAGCGCGAGCAGGCCGACGAGCCCGCCCGTGACCACGTAGATCGACGCGGCCGCGTAGACGACGCCCGCGACCTGCGAGCGCTCGACCGGCTCAATGCCGGCGCCGGGGCCGCCGCTCCACTGGTCCGGGTGCGGTTCCGCGGTGCCCTGGGTTATCCAGCCGTCACTCGTGCGCTCGACCAGCTCGTGGCGCAGCCAGCCAGCCTCCGAGTGGAAGACGGCCACGTCGCCCGCCTCCAGGTGGCCGGCCGGCCCGTAGACGACGACCTGCGGGACCGACTCGCCCATGCTGTCGCCTACCGTGGAAGTAATCCCGACCGGCAGCGCCGTCGACGGGCTTGCGAGGACGACCGCGGTCCCGATAACCGCGAGCAACAGCGTCACGCTCGCGAAGAGTGCGACTGCCGGTCGTTCACGGAGCCAGTTCATGCCGCATCACCCCCAATGGCTATCCGCGCGCCAGCCCACCCTGTCGGCATGGTCGAGACCCGATTCGACGCAGTGGTCTGGGGCTGTTGGCTCGGGGCTGCACTCTGCCTGGCCGCCGCGGCGACCGCGTCCACGCCCCGGCTGCCGACCATCGCGCTGGCCATCGGCCTCCAGGTGGTCGGGCTGGTCGCACTGGTCGGGCAGGCGTCGGCCGTCCTGGCCGACGCGTTCGGCGCCACGGCTGGGTGAGCGCGCGCCCGAAGGGTTTTGCTGGCCGCTGGCCTACGCCCGCGCATGACTGCCGGTCCCGAGATCCACCTCATCGAAGAGGGCGACTGGTGGGTGTCTCGCGATATCGAGACAGGTGTCGCCTCGCAAGGTGAGACGCGAGCGGAAGCGCTCGACATGCTCGACGAGGCCGTCGCGCTCCACCGCGGTGAGGTCGGTCGGCCGGTCACCGACGATGACCTCCGCGAGTGGGGCATCGACCCCGACGCGTTGGAACCTGGCTCGAAGGAGTTGCCCGAGTTCATGCGGTAGTCGGGTCGCGAGCGACCGTCGTCGCCGGTGTCTGTCGCCGTGCCCGCACTGTTCGTCCGCCCAGCATCACAGCCAGCGATGCTGTCGTTCACGCCGGCTCACCTCCCTCAAGCGCCGCCATCGCTCTGCGGCCGGTGCCGAACATGACGACCAGCGCCAGCAGTGCCACCGGCACGGCGACCAGCGGTAGCTCGCCGACCGCGAGCACGCTCCCGGCGACGACGAGGCCCGAAATACTGGCCAGCCACGCCCAGAAGCCCGCCTCGCGAGGCCTTGGCTCCCGACGCGTCTGCTCCTCGGTTGGTCGCACCGTGCTGTGTTCGTCCGCGTTCTGTGTTGCACTCATGAGTCTGAACCCGCGAGTCCGCCCAGTTCCCGCCCGATACCCCGCGTCGTCGCCATCATGCCAGCACCCCGCTGACGGCACTCACCAGCCAGTGCACGATGCCCGCGCCCAGGCCCATCGCGCGCTCGACGCGCAGCGTTGGAATCACGCGTGTGAGGAGCCCGAGCACCAGCGCGCCCGCGATAACGAGGAGATACCGAACCGACTGGCCGGCCGCCTCGCCCGCCTTCAGTGCCTTCCGGCCGTAGAGCGCGAACGCGATCAGGGCCAGTAGCGTCCCCGAGATGCCGATGCCGGCGGCCCCCAGGAGACTCGACACGAGGTCGCCACCGACCAGTGGCACCAGCGCGATTCCGGGGGCAAACCCGAACAGCGAGTGCTGACTGGCTCCTCCCCCACCGCCCCGCTTGTCCCGGAGTACGCGCGCGCGTTCTGTGCGCGCGGCGCCGCAGCGCGGGCCGCCGCCGGGAGTCGCGAATCGAGCGGAAATCGAGCCGAGTTCGGCGCTCAAATCGACGCACCTCCGTCGGTCGCGACCGGCTGCTCGTCGCCATCCGATTCCCGGGGAATCGGGTCGCGAGTGTTGATCTGGAGCGAGTACGACGGCATCAAGTCGGCCGCGTTCGGCCAGTCGACCTCCTCGAAGTTCTCCGGCGAGAACAGCGTGCCTTCGCCGGGGTCCTTGCCCTTGTTCACGTTGCTCTCGAAGGGTGTCGAGCCGAACCCGAGCGGTGCCGCGCCATCCGTCGTCGGGACCGCACGGCCCGCGGTGTGGAGCCGGTAGTGGATCTTCCGGCGCCAGCGCGCCGACACCGCGACCTCGCCGTGGCCGGCGCCGACTAAGGTCACGTTGCGCTTCCGGAGGTCGGCAGTGAGGTCACCGCCCAGCTGGTGGACCTTCTGGTAACTGCCGAAGGTGTCTTTCTTCGCGTCGTCGGGGGCGATGTCCTTGATCTCGTCCCAGATGAGCGCCAGCGGCGTCGACCGGTCACGGCCGTCGACGGCCGCCAGCAGGAGCGCGACCCACCAGTGTGGCGTCGGGTCGCCCGGCGCGAACAGGTCGTCGCGCTGGGCCGGTGGCTCGACGGTCCGGGATGGAATCGACTCGAAGAGCCGCTGGCAGTGTGAGAACGTTGGGTCCGGGTAGACGACGTTGATGCCGCCCGCGCGACACTTCCGCAGCGCGTCGACGGGCCCCTGGTAGTGGACGACCTCACGGGCGAAGTTCCCGAGTTCCGGGTCCCGGCCCACAGGGTCGACCGGCCGCTCGGGCCGGAGCGTCGCGTCGATCTCGGCACGGGCCGGGAGGATCAGCCGGACCCACGGCGCCAGCGGGAGCCACTCCGAGCGCGATGGGGCGCCCCGCCAGACGACGGCCTCGCCCATCCGGTGGCCGTTCGCTTCGAGGAATCGCTGGGCACAGGTCCGGAGCAGCGTGCTCTTGCCCTTCCCGGGCGGGCCCAGCACCAGTCCGAAGATGCCGCCCTCGGTCTGGTCGGCCGGCGGGTTGGTCCAGTAGTGCTCGTAGAGGTCCGCGACCGGGCCCCAGCCTGCACCGTCCGAGCGCCACACCGTCGGGTCGTAGTGCGGGATGCCGTGGAGCCGCCGGATGCTGGCGGCGTCGGTGTGGGCGTTGCCGTTCTCCGGCGTCAGCTCCGCACTCCGCAGGTCGGCGCCGATGGCGACCGGCCGCCCGGCGTCGTCGTGGACGACCTCGCCGACGGCCAGCTCCCAGGCGTGGTGATCGCGAGCATACGCGTCGGCCATCTCACGCCCCGTATCCACGAGGTCGCCTCGGAGCCCGTAGTCCGGCGTCCGCGGGTCCTCGTGCGGCCGCAGGTCGATGTCGTCGTCGGGCGTGTTCGGTACGTCGTCGTCCGGGTGGGTGTCGTCGGTCATGGTCACATGGTCTTGCTGCGGCTCTCGGTCTCGCGGTCGCTCGACTCCGCAGCGTGGTCGTAGCGAGCCCGCGTCCCCGCGCGGAAGCGGCCGCACAGCTTCGCCGCGACCGTCTCGCGAGCGCGTCGATGCACCGGTGGGTCCGGGTGGGCCCCGTCGCCGCCAGCCAGGAGCACCCGCCGCATCGCCGGGTCGTTGACCGCGTCGGCGACCCAGTTGCTCGGGAGGGTGCCGTGACAGGCCAGCTCCAGCACGTCGCCCCAGCGGAGAATCGCCGAGAGGTCCTGGAAGCCAGCCAGCAGGCCCACCAGCGCCTGCTGCTGGTGGCGCTCGATAGCCGAGAGCGAGGGCCGCATCGCGACGTGGCGCTCGCGCTCGGGTTTGGTCGGGGCGTCCTCGCCGGACCGGCTCGGGGCGTGTTCCTGGGCGTCGTCACGGAGCGCGCGGATGGCCTTCGAGTGAGCCGGCGCCAGCGTCGAGGCCGCCAGCCGGGCCCGGATGACACGGGGGGCCACGCCGTCGACGGCGTCCGGCCGGTCGAGCAGCGCGCCGACCAGCGGCGTCGACTCCTCGCGTGCGGCGGCGACCATATCGGCGTGGATGGCCTCGTACAGCGCCTTCGGGAGTCGGCCCAGCGTCGCGCCGGTGACCGAGACCAGCCACGCGAGCACGTCAGCGCGCGAGTTGAACCCGTCCAGCAGCGCCTCGCGGTGCTCCCGGTGGTCACGGGAGAGCCGTTCGAGCGCGGGCTGGCGGCGCTCCTGCAGGTCGCTCGCGAATGCCTGGGCGCCGACCGGGTCCGCCATCGGGTCCGGAGCGTCACTCGGTAGCCAGCGGCGGACGCCACGGCTCACGGTTCCTCACCTCCCGCGTCGCCGCCGTCTCTCGGCCCGGTGGCGAGGATGCTCGCGGCCTCCGAGCGGCTGATACTGCCGTTCTGGAGCAGCCGCGCGACCCGGTTCTCGTCGGGGTGGTCGGTGTCGCCGCCGGGCGTCGTCGTCCCGCCGGCCACGTCGAGGCCGTCGCCCCCACCGTCGGCCGCCGGCGTCTTCCCGGCGCCACGGTCGGCGCGGTCGCGGCCGGCATCGTCACCGAGAATCGTCGAGAGGAACGAGCCCGCACGCTCGCTCGCCTTCTCGGCGGCCCGGCGCTCGGTCTGGGCCTCGGATTCCAGCCGCTTCTGCTCGGATTCCTCGGCCGATTTGGCCGCGTCGATTTCGCGGGCCAGCCCCAGCGCCGTCGCGAACGCGCGGCGCATATGGACGGTCGCGAACGGGATGACGGCACTCCCGTCGGACGCGCCGATGAACGCCAGGCCCCAGCCCAGCAGCGCGACCAGCACGGCCAGCGGCACCGCGCCCATGCCGGTCGGGGCCAGGACGGCGTAGGTCGCCCCGCCGACCAGAATCGGCAGCGCGATGCGGACGAAGTTCCCGAGGAACGTGTCCCGGGACTTGAGCGTGAACGACGGCGCCGAGTAGCTCGACAGGAGCGACCGGCTCGTATCGGCTTCGGGGTCGACCAGGAGCAGCTCGTCGTGGTGGCCGGACATCCGGATGCGCGAGTCGGCGTCCGCCCAGTTCTCGACGGTCGCCGTGCCGCCCAGGGCTCGCGCGAGGAATCGCAGCCAGCCCGGGAGCACGACCGCCATGTCCCCATCGTCATCGCCGTCGCCCTCCTCGGCGCCGGGCATCGGCGCGAGCAGGTAGACCCGCGAGGTCGCCGACAGCCAGTCGTGCCCGCGGTCACCGCTCGGAGCTGGGGCCTTCGACACGTCGGGTTTGAGCGCGAGCGCACGTCGGATGCGCCGCTCGCCGACCAGCTCGATGCCGACGATGAGGAACGCCAGGAACGTCGCGACGGCGAGCACCACCGGCGCCGCCGCGACCAGTGCCTGCCCGACCGTCAGCCACAGGCTCAGTGCGAGCCCGGTGTAGAGCAGCGCTATCGCCGCCGCAGTCTTGATCCAGCCGTAGCCCGGAGGTGCGCGGGCCCGGTAGAGGGCCGCGCTGGCAGTTCCGACGCCGGTGAGCGCGCCAGCCACGACGGGCAGCACCAGCGTCAGCATCCCCCACTCCAGCAGGTCCGAGTTGCTCGGGTCGTCCGGGACCGGAGCGTCTTGACTCAGTGCCGAGGAGCGATGCTGGAAGTGCCAGCGCGCGATGGTCTCGCCGTCGTCGGTCCGGAGCAGCAGCGCCACCTGTCGGGCGTGGTCGTTCGTCGGCGGCAGCGCCACCGAGACGTTCGACCAGCCACGCGAGAACGCGACGGACTGCTGCCGGGTGGAGACGTTCCGGACCGTCGTCGAGCCGTTCGCGTCCGTGCTCGTGCGGTAGGCCACGACGACGGCGGTGAAGCTGTCGGCGTCGAGCAGGTCCGGGTCCTGCGAGAGAATCGTCCGGAGCCGGACCGTGTCACGTCGGACGGTCGTCGACGGCGAGATGAACCGCCACGCGC of the Haloglomus salinum genome contains:
- a CDS encoding type II toxin-antitoxin system HicB family antitoxin — encoded protein: MTAGPEIHLIEEGDWWVSRDIETGVASQGETRAEALDMLDEAVALHRGEVGRPVTDDDLREWGIDPDALEPGSKELPEFMR